Proteins encoded by one window of Bactrocera oleae isolate idBacOlea1 chromosome 4, idBacOlea1, whole genome shotgun sequence:
- the Adck5 gene encoding uncharacterized aarF domain-containing protein kinase 5 isoform X1 has product MSKIFWTTWKGKTQAKKYIQFTSLSHSSGHRSFSKISAKPLHRQHYLGISFLGVITGFITYDGIVNEFIYCGATIRFLRSLKTASLLAMDYYMLQKYENCSDYDILLKQVHLKSAKRLLETCLLNGGLYIKMGQGVAAINHILPKEYTSTLEKLQDKCLPTTKADIQRVFYEDFGSTPEDIYCDFDYTPIAAASLAQVFKAKLKTGEDVAVKVQYGDLQKRFTSDLGTIMFLQDVIEIFFKNYNFGWILRDLKKNLTLELNFENEGQNAERCAKDLKKFEYVHVPHIYWSYTKPRVLTMEWVNGFKVNDVQRIQCENLDLKDVDLKLFNMFAEQIFHTGFVHADPHPGNVYVRKNAKTGKADLVLLDHGLYEYLPESVRKPLCEFWEATVLRDELKMKLAAEQIGIKDHMKFAEVLFQQPIRIHGGRIKTKLSESDIEYIQQVAKKNFELIMSTLKEMPRNMLFVVRNLNTIRAISRQHGDVVDRPRTMARYAQHCIYVKYSSIRSYIYWFYRRLIFEYNLWGLSFRISCYDLYINVLYKLNRAPRSARTLLDDIKKHNIS; this is encoded by the exons atgagtaaaattttc TGGACTACCTGGAAAGGAAAAACTCaagctaaaaaatatatacagtttACAAGTTTGAGTCATTCCTCTGGCCATCGTAGTTTTTCTAAGATATCAGCGAAACCTCTTCATAGGCAACATTACTTGGGTATTAGTTTTTTAGGAGTTATAACTGGTTTTATTACCTATGATGGAATTGTTAATGAATTCATTTATTGTGGAGCTACAATACGCTTCCTACGCTCTCTTAAGACTGCTTCTTTACTTGCAATGGATTATTATATGcttcaaaaatatgaaaattgttcTGACTATGATATCCTTCTTAAACAAGTGCATTTAAAAAGCGCTAAACGTTTGCTTGAGACGTGCTTATTAAATGGAGGTCTGTACATTAAAATGGGCCAAGGGGTTGCTGCTATTAATCATATTTTACCAAAAGAGTATACGAGTACATTGGAGAAATTACAAGACAAATGTTTACCTACAACAAAAGCGGATATACAACGTGTTTTTTATGAAGACTTTGGTTCGACGCCTGAAGACATTTACTGTGATTTTGATTATACTCCAATTGCTGCGGCGAGTCTGGCACAAGTGTTCAAAGCAAAACTAAAAACTGGAGAAGATGTCGCAGTAAAG GTGCAATATGGTGATTTGCAGAAACGTTTTACCAGTGACTTGGGAACAATTATGTTCCTGCAGGATGtcattgaaatattctttaaaaattacaatttcggttggatatTACGCGACTTAAAAAAGAACTTAACactagaacttaattttgagaATGAAGGACAAAACGCTGAACGTTGCGCTAAAGATTTGAAGAAATTTGAATATGTGCATGTGCCACATATTTACTGGTCGTACACAAAACCG CGTGTCCTTACGATGGAATGGGTTAATGGATTCAAAGTGAACGATGTTCAACGCATACAATGCGAAAATCTTGATCTTAAAGATGTAGACTTAAAACTTTTCAACATGTTTGCGGAGCAAATATTTCACACAGGTTTTGTACATGCCGACCCACATCCGGGAAACG TATATGTTCGAAAAAATGCGAAAACAGGAAAAGCCGATTTAGTTCTTCTAGATCATGGGTTATACGAATACTTACCCGAGTCGGTACGCAAGCCTCTTTGTGAATTTTGGGAGGCAACGGTATTGAGAGATGAACTAAAAATGAAATTAGCCGCGGAACAAATAGGCATAAAGGATCATATGAAATTTGCGGAAGTGCTTTTTCAGCAACCCATTCGTATACACGGTGGACGTATTAAGACGAAATTGAGCGAAAGTGACATCGAGTATATTCAACAggttgctaaaaaaaattttgagctaATCATGAGCACACTAAAAGAAATGCCGCGCAATATGCTTTTTGTAGTACG aaatttaaataccaTACGGGCCATTAGTCGACAGCACGGTGATGTAGTGGATAGACCACGTACGATGGCACGGTATGCACAACATTGCATTTACGTCAAATACAGTTCAATTCGAAGCTATATATACTGGTTTTACAGACGTTTAATTTTCGAATATAATTTGTG
- the Adck5 gene encoding uncharacterized aarF domain-containing protein kinase 5 isoform X2, with translation MSKIFWTTWKGKTQAKKYIQFTSLSHSSGHRSFSKISAKPLHRQHYLGISFLGVITGFITYDGIVNEFIYCGATIRFLRSLKTASLLAMDYYMLQKYENCSDYDILLKQVHLKSAKRLLETCLLNGEYTSTLEKLQDKCLPTTKADIQRVFYEDFGSTPEDIYCDFDYTPIAAASLAQVFKAKLKTGEDVAVKVQYGDLQKRFTSDLGTIMFLQDVIEIFFKNYNFGWILRDLKKNLTLELNFENEGQNAERCAKDLKKFEYVHVPHIYWSYTKPRVLTMEWVNGFKVNDVQRIQCENLDLKDVDLKLFNMFAEQIFHTGFVHADPHPGNVYVRKNAKTGKADLVLLDHGLYEYLPESVRKPLCEFWEATVLRDELKMKLAAEQIGIKDHMKFAEVLFQQPIRIHGGRIKTKLSESDIEYIQQVAKKNFELIMSTLKEMPRNMLFVVRNLNTIRAISRQHGDVVDRPRTMARYAQHCIYVKYSSIRSYIYWFYRRLIFEYNLWGLSFRISCYDLYINVLYKLNRAPRSARTLLDDIKKHNIS, from the exons atgagtaaaattttc TGGACTACCTGGAAAGGAAAAACTCaagctaaaaaatatatacagtttACAAGTTTGAGTCATTCCTCTGGCCATCGTAGTTTTTCTAAGATATCAGCGAAACCTCTTCATAGGCAACATTACTTGGGTATTAGTTTTTTAGGAGTTATAACTGGTTTTATTACCTATGATGGAATTGTTAATGAATTCATTTATTGTGGAGCTACAATACGCTTCCTACGCTCTCTTAAGACTGCTTCTTTACTTGCAATGGATTATTATATGcttcaaaaatatgaaaattgttcTGACTATGATATCCTTCTTAAACAAGTGCATTTAAAAAGCGCTAAACGTTTGCTTGAGACGTGCTTATTAAATGGAG AGTATACGAGTACATTGGAGAAATTACAAGACAAATGTTTACCTACAACAAAAGCGGATATACAACGTGTTTTTTATGAAGACTTTGGTTCGACGCCTGAAGACATTTACTGTGATTTTGATTATACTCCAATTGCTGCGGCGAGTCTGGCACAAGTGTTCAAAGCAAAACTAAAAACTGGAGAAGATGTCGCAGTAAAG GTGCAATATGGTGATTTGCAGAAACGTTTTACCAGTGACTTGGGAACAATTATGTTCCTGCAGGATGtcattgaaatattctttaaaaattacaatttcggttggatatTACGCGACTTAAAAAAGAACTTAACactagaacttaattttgagaATGAAGGACAAAACGCTGAACGTTGCGCTAAAGATTTGAAGAAATTTGAATATGTGCATGTGCCACATATTTACTGGTCGTACACAAAACCG CGTGTCCTTACGATGGAATGGGTTAATGGATTCAAAGTGAACGATGTTCAACGCATACAATGCGAAAATCTTGATCTTAAAGATGTAGACTTAAAACTTTTCAACATGTTTGCGGAGCAAATATTTCACACAGGTTTTGTACATGCCGACCCACATCCGGGAAACG TATATGTTCGAAAAAATGCGAAAACAGGAAAAGCCGATTTAGTTCTTCTAGATCATGGGTTATACGAATACTTACCCGAGTCGGTACGCAAGCCTCTTTGTGAATTTTGGGAGGCAACGGTATTGAGAGATGAACTAAAAATGAAATTAGCCGCGGAACAAATAGGCATAAAGGATCATATGAAATTTGCGGAAGTGCTTTTTCAGCAACCCATTCGTATACACGGTGGACGTATTAAGACGAAATTGAGCGAAAGTGACATCGAGTATATTCAACAggttgctaaaaaaaattttgagctaATCATGAGCACACTAAAAGAAATGCCGCGCAATATGCTTTTTGTAGTACG aaatttaaataccaTACGGGCCATTAGTCGACAGCACGGTGATGTAGTGGATAGACCACGTACGATGGCACGGTATGCACAACATTGCATTTACGTCAAATACAGTTCAATTCGAAGCTATATATACTGGTTTTACAGACGTTTAATTTTCGAATATAATTTGTG
- the Adck5 gene encoding uncharacterized aarF domain-containing protein kinase 5 isoform X3, translating into MSKIFWTTWKGKTQAKKYIQFTSLSHSSGHRSFSKISAKPLHRQHYLGISFLGVITGFITYDGIVNEFIYCGATIRFLRSLKTASLLAMDYYMLQKYENCSDYDILLKQVHLKSAKRLLETCLLNGGLYIKMGQGVAAINHILPKEYTSTLEKLQDKCLPTTKADIQRVFYEDFGSTPEDIYCDFDYTPIAAASLAQVFKAKLKTGEDVAVKVQYGDLQKRFTSDLGTIMFLQDVIEIFFKNYNFGWILRDLKKNLTLELNFENEGQNAERCAKDLKKFEYVHVPHIYWSYTKPRVLTMEWVNGFKVNDVQRIQCENLDLKDVDLKLFNMFAEQIFHTGFVHADPHPGNVYVRKNAKTGKADLVLLDHGLYEYLPESVRKPLCEFWEATVLRDELKMKLAAEQIGIKDHMKFAEVLFQQPIRIHGGRIKTKLSESDIEYIQQVAKKNFELIMSTLKEMPRNMLFVVRNLNTIRAISRQHGDVVDRPRTMARYAQHCIYVKYSSIRSYIYWFYRRLIFEYNLWY; encoded by the exons atgagtaaaattttc TGGACTACCTGGAAAGGAAAAACTCaagctaaaaaatatatacagtttACAAGTTTGAGTCATTCCTCTGGCCATCGTAGTTTTTCTAAGATATCAGCGAAACCTCTTCATAGGCAACATTACTTGGGTATTAGTTTTTTAGGAGTTATAACTGGTTTTATTACCTATGATGGAATTGTTAATGAATTCATTTATTGTGGAGCTACAATACGCTTCCTACGCTCTCTTAAGACTGCTTCTTTACTTGCAATGGATTATTATATGcttcaaaaatatgaaaattgttcTGACTATGATATCCTTCTTAAACAAGTGCATTTAAAAAGCGCTAAACGTTTGCTTGAGACGTGCTTATTAAATGGAGGTCTGTACATTAAAATGGGCCAAGGGGTTGCTGCTATTAATCATATTTTACCAAAAGAGTATACGAGTACATTGGAGAAATTACAAGACAAATGTTTACCTACAACAAAAGCGGATATACAACGTGTTTTTTATGAAGACTTTGGTTCGACGCCTGAAGACATTTACTGTGATTTTGATTATACTCCAATTGCTGCGGCGAGTCTGGCACAAGTGTTCAAAGCAAAACTAAAAACTGGAGAAGATGTCGCAGTAAAG GTGCAATATGGTGATTTGCAGAAACGTTTTACCAGTGACTTGGGAACAATTATGTTCCTGCAGGATGtcattgaaatattctttaaaaattacaatttcggttggatatTACGCGACTTAAAAAAGAACTTAACactagaacttaattttgagaATGAAGGACAAAACGCTGAACGTTGCGCTAAAGATTTGAAGAAATTTGAATATGTGCATGTGCCACATATTTACTGGTCGTACACAAAACCG CGTGTCCTTACGATGGAATGGGTTAATGGATTCAAAGTGAACGATGTTCAACGCATACAATGCGAAAATCTTGATCTTAAAGATGTAGACTTAAAACTTTTCAACATGTTTGCGGAGCAAATATTTCACACAGGTTTTGTACATGCCGACCCACATCCGGGAAACG TATATGTTCGAAAAAATGCGAAAACAGGAAAAGCCGATTTAGTTCTTCTAGATCATGGGTTATACGAATACTTACCCGAGTCGGTACGCAAGCCTCTTTGTGAATTTTGGGAGGCAACGGTATTGAGAGATGAACTAAAAATGAAATTAGCCGCGGAACAAATAGGCATAAAGGATCATATGAAATTTGCGGAAGTGCTTTTTCAGCAACCCATTCGTATACACGGTGGACGTATTAAGACGAAATTGAGCGAAAGTGACATCGAGTATATTCAACAggttgctaaaaaaaattttgagctaATCATGAGCACACTAAAAGAAATGCCGCGCAATATGCTTTTTGTAGTACG aaatttaaataccaTACGGGCCATTAGTCGACAGCACGGTGATGTAGTGGATAGACCACGTACGATGGCACGGTATGCACAACATTGCATTTACGTCAAATACAGTTCAATTCGAAGCTATATATACTGGTTTTACAGACGTTTAATTTTCGAATATAATTTGTGGTACTA